A portion of the Leucoraja erinacea ecotype New England chromosome 9, Leri_hhj_1, whole genome shotgun sequence genome contains these proteins:
- the LOC129700094 gene encoding trichohyalin-like codes for MASQPMGPYLQINPLSPYGKGKGSGKLPPIGQGGGESAAPSHSKLEMLQERLRSKLDWEREAKLAAIYRQQYQQSLRRLQAACQPSDHPGRPPCPRSRRGPGIDRAHPLRPIEPPATDGPAWDLNSLAPLWPGLPLRPSPPKAPNERGQSSTRARDRGKGKGRERDSEREGEKDREKARPRERGRDGEREGTREKERESEWERDGVPVHADSTLPLPLPRKEPHESAAGGGQEQGCRAPPGQRLEQLARSESMIQQRLRVIEEELRHIQKQREEVEGGRAEGEGSEGESSEGESSEGEQSEGERSWRSGKERSRNAEGQRSEWERSRRSEGEKSWRESDRSEEVRSEVERSRRSDGKWSGRSEGERAGRSEVEKSRRSAGERSGRLEEERPGRLEERSRRSAGERSGRLEEERPGRLEERSRRSAGERSGRLEEERPGRLEERSRRSAGERSGRLEEEKSGRSEGDRSRRSAGERSGLSAGERSGRSEEKSRRSEGERSRRSEGERSGRAEGERRSEEERSRKSDWERSQRERLEGERSDRRGRTQRETERGKEERERTNRERVKREKEEWESERLDELERVNERERESGRESSEWECEKEGERGEGAESCQSNPFATEGEEHDRNGQGAESQEEQGAEEERTDWNGHYSPEEKAHCTHCGRRFVLDRLATHTEICKRVYKRTRKVYDSAQKRAKGTDLENYQCSHKVHPIPRGDWKRKHESFMRMLHAAQQAELAVYRRRKAAQPAPPPDGLPLDLRQCPHCSRRFPPTIALSHVPKCAILRGRPGPSYR; via the exons ATGGCCAGTCAGCCCATGGGTCCCTACCTACAGATCAACCCCCTGTCCCCGTACGGGAAGGGGAAGGGCTCGGGGAAGCTGCCACCCATTggccaggggggaggggagtctgcGGCCCCCTCCCACAGCAAGCTGGAGATGCTGCAGGAGCGGCTGCGGTCCAAGCTGGATTGGGAGCGGGAAGCCAAGCTGGCAGCCATCTACCGGCAGCAGTACCAGCAGTCCCTGCGGCGACTACAAGCCGCCTGCCAGCCCTCTGACCACCCGGGCCGCCCACCCTGCCCACGCTCCAGGCGGGGCCCCGGCATCGACCGTGCCCATCCCCTGAGGCCCATCGAGCCACCCGCCACGGATGGCCCCGCCTGGGACCTGAACAGCCTCGCCCCCCTGTGGCCTGGCCTCCCTCTCCGGCCCTCTCCCCCCAAAGCCCCCAACGAGAGGGGCCAGAGCAGCACCAGGGCCCGCGACAGGGGCAAGGGGAAGGGGCGGGAGAGGGACagtgagagggagggtgagaaggACAGGGAGAAAGCCAGgcccagagagagggggagagacggggagagggaggggacgagggagaaggagagggagagtgagtgggagagggatggggtcCCCGTGCATGCCGACAGTACGCTTCCTCTGCCCCTCCCTCGGAAGGAGCCCCATGAGTCGGCagctgggggggggcaggagcAGGGCTGCCGGGCACCCCCTGGACAGAGGCTGGAGCAGTTGGCCAGGAGCGAGAGTATGATTCAGCAACGGCTGCGGGTAATCGAGGAGGAGCTGCGTCACATCCAGAAGCAGCgcgaggaggtggagggagggagggcagagggggagggatcAGAGGGGGAGAGTTCAGAGGGTGAGAGTTCAGAGGGGGAGCAGTCAGAGGGTGAGAGGTCATGGAGGTCAGGTAAGGAGAGGTCAAGGAATGCAGAGGGGCAGAGGTCAGAATGGGAGAGGTCACGGAGGTCAGAAGGGGAGAAGTCATGGAGAGAGTCAGACAGATCAGAGGAAGTGAGGTCAGAAGTGGAGAGGTCACGAAGGTCAGATGGGAAGTGGTCAgggaggtcagagggggaaagagcagggaggtcagaggtGGAAAAGTCACGGAGGTCAGCAGGGGAAAGGTCAGGGAGATTAGAGGAGGAGAGGCCAGGGAGGTTAGAGGAGAGGTCAAGGAGGTCAGCAGGGGAAAGGTCAGGGAGATTAGAGGAGGAGAGGCCAGGGAGGTTAGAGGAGAGGTCAAGGAGGTCAGCAGGGGAAAGGTCAGGGAGATTAGAGGAGGAGAGGCCAGGGAGGTTAGAGGAGAGGTCAAGGAGGTCAGCAGGGGAACGGTCAGGGAGATTAGAGGAGGAAAagtcaggaagatcagagggggacAGGTCACGGAGGTCAGCAGGGGAAAGGTCAGGGCTGTCAGCAGGGGAGAGGTCAGGAAGGTCAGAGGAGAAGTCACggaggtcagagggagaaaggtcacggaggtcagagggagaaaggTCAGGAAGAGCAGAGGGGGAAAGGAGATCAGAGGAGGAAAGGTCACGGAAGTCAGACTGGGAGAGGTCacagagggagaggttggagggAGAGAGGTCAGACAGGAGGGGCCGAACACAAAGGGAGACAGAAcgagggaaggaagagagagagcggACAAATAGAGAAAGGGTCAAAAGAGAGAAGGAGGAGTGGGAGAGCGAGAGATTGGATGAGctggagagagtgaatgagagagagagggagagtgggcggGAGAGCAGTGAGTGGGAGTGTGAGAAGGAGGGAGAACGAGGGGAGGGAGCAGAGAGTTGCCAGTCCAACCCGTTTGCCACAGAGGGTGAGGAGCACGACCGGAATGGGCAGGGGGCAGAGTCCCAGGAGGAGCAGGGTGCGGAGGAGGAGAGAACAGACTGGAATGGACACTACTCTCCTGAGGAGAAGGCACACTGCACGCACTGCGGCCGGCGCTTTGTCCTGGACCGCCTCGCCACCCACACGGAGATCTGCAAGAGGGTCTACAAACGCACACGCAAGGTATACGACTCCGCACAGAAGAGAGCCAAGGGGACTGACCTGGAGAACTATCAATGCAGCCACAAGGTTCACCCCATACCG CGTGGTGACTGGAAGAGGAAGCACGAGAGCTTCATGCGGATGCTGCATGCGGCGCAGCAGGCCGAGCTGGCCGTGTACCGCCGCAGGAAGGCAGCACAGCCCGCCCCCCCGCCTGACGGGCTGCCCCTCGACCTGCGCCAATGCCCCCACTGCAGCCGTCGCTTCCCCCCCACGATCGCCCTGTCCCATGTTCCCAAGTGTGCCATCCTGCGGGGCCGACCCGGGCCCTCCTACAGGTAG